One region of Quercus lobata isolate SW786 chromosome 2, ValleyOak3.0 Primary Assembly, whole genome shotgun sequence genomic DNA includes:
- the LOC115976195 gene encoding scopoletin glucosyltransferase-like, with translation MGGVGGEIFVVTGAGQGHLHPCMELCTHLSSRNFHTTLVIPSISGTTPTQIPSSFSQNPLTSFVYITSGPPMRPGSDPTRQQSELELQAHITTNRSQSQPPIICAIVDFQIGWTKEVFQKFNIPVVSFVSFGACAAAMELGAWKAQAGQFNPGEEARFIPGLPEEMAITPSDLKRKPVGPPPGGPPGGGGGRGGGGPPKPGDRPPWVPEVEGAIAMMFNTCDDLERPFIDYMTAQMEMPAWGVGPLLPEQYWKSSSSNSVIRDRQIRQQQRQSNYTEEEVIQWLDSKPRGSVLYVAFGSEVGPSMEEYPQIAAALEHSTNQPFIWVIQPGSGIPKHGGGGGQPGSENQEGYYPHGLDSKVGERGLIIKGWAPQLLILSHPSTGGFLSHCGWNSTAEAIGRGVPFLAWPIRGDQHYNAKLVVSYLKVGYKVAHDLSEMVKEEDIVRGIERLMGDQEMHGRAARLRAKFENGFPASSEAALDAFGDFIRQKAP, from the coding sequence ATGGGAGGTGTCGGTGGTGAGATATTTGTTGTTACAGGTGCTGGCCAAGGTCACCTTCACCCTTGCATGGAGCTTTGCACCCACCTTTCCTCCCGCAATTTCCACACTACCCTCGTCATTCCCTCCATCTCCGGCACCACCCCCACTCAGATTCCCTCTTCCTTCTCTCAAAACCCACTCACTTCCTTCGTCTACATCACCTCGGGTCCTCCTATGCGCCCCGGATCTGATCCGACCCGCCAGCAATCCGAACTCGAACTCCAAGCCCATATCACCACCAACCGCTCTCAGTCCCAACCTCCCATCATCTGCGCCATCGTCGACTTCCAGATCGGGTGGACCAAAGAGGTCTTCCAAAAATTCAACATCCCCGTCGTCAGCTTCGTCAGCTTCGGCGCGTGCGCCGCCGCCATGGAGTTGGGCGCGTGGAAAGCCCAGGCCGGTCAGTTCAACCCGGGCGAGGAGGCCCGATTCATTCCCGGGTTACCCGAAGAAATGGCCATTACGCCCTCCGATCTTAAACGAAAACCTGTAGGTCCTCCACCTGGCGGCCCACCTGGAGGCGGCGGTGGTAGAGGTGGTGGTGGTCCGCCTAAACCAGGTGATCGGCCACCGTGGGTTCCAGAAGTTGAAGGCGCGATCGCGATGATGTTCAACACGTGTGACGATCTGGAGCGTCCGTTCATCGACTACATGACAGCTCAGATGGAGATGCCAGCGTGGGGCGTGGGCCCACTCTTGCCCGAACAGTACTGGAAATCATCATCGTCCAATTCGGTCATCCGCGACCGTCAGATCAGACAGCAGCAACGCCAATCAAATTACACCGAGGAGGAGGTGATCCAATGGCTAGACTCGAAGCCACGTGGCTCGGTACTGTACGTGGCATTCGGCAGTGAAGTGGGTCCCAGCATGGAGGAGTACCCACAAATAGCTGCCGCATTAGAACACTCAACAAACCAACCTTTTATCTGGGTCATACAACCCGGGTCGGGTATACCCAAACACGGTGGTGGTGGGGGTCAACCCGGTTCAGAAAACCAAGAAGGGTACTATCCACATGGGCTGGATAGCAAAGTGGGTGAGAGGGGTTTGATAATAAAGGGATGGGCACCACAACTGTTGATACTGAGTCACCCATCGACTGGTGGATTTTTGTCACACTGTGGTTGGAACTCGACAGCTGAGGCTATAGGGCGTGGGGTCCCATTTTTGGCATGGCCCATTAGGGGTGATCAACACTACAATGCCAAGTTGGTGGTGAGCTATCTCAAAGTTGGGTATAAAGTGGCTCATGATCTTTCAGAAATGGTTAAAGAGGAGGACATTGTGAGAGGAATCGAGAGGCTAATGGGGGATCAAGAGATGCATGGGAGGGCTGCTAGGCTTCGTGCTAAGTTTGAGAATGGGTTTCCTGCTAGCTCTGAGGCTGCTTTGGATGCTTTTGGGGATTTTATTCGCCAAAAAGCACCTTAA